TGTTCGACCCTTTTCATTTTACCCCGGGGAGAATGATTAACGGCCATAGGATCAGACTTTTTAGACTTGTTACTACCACAAGAATCACTTCGGTCTTCTATGCCAGCTGTAATCACTGATGACTGACTATCCACGTCGTTGGCACAAAAGCTCCGATCGTATACTACATCCTTCTGCCGATTCTTTCCTCTGCAAAATCAAAGATGCAAATCACTACATATCCTGAGGCATTCACAAAGAAATATTTGATCACTTACATGCTAGGTGATTTCTGCTTTTTGTAGTTGTGAAAGGAATTCTCCTTATAAGACGCATTCATTACCACGGATGGAATAGAATCAGTAGAACATGTAGAAGAGCTATCATCCATGATAGACAGCTTCTTGTCGGATAAGGGCGTTTGTGCAGAAGACAGACTACCAATGCAACTGCTACTTGCTTCCGTTGAAGGATGAACTTCTGATGTGTCCGTGTCCGAATTAACAGCATTGCCATCTCTGTCTTCTGAATCAGGCTGAAGTACTTCGCCAACCCCTTCAACTGAATCAGAGACATCCGATACAACTTCAGGTAAGTCAGACTTTTCAAGCACGGGCTGCACCTCATCCACTATGGCATCTTCCTCCTTCCCATTGCAAGGATTTACTTGTTCTCTGATCAGTGCAGCCACATTTGTCCGTTCTTCTCTCCCTTTATCCTTGCTTTTGCGGTTATTTCGTTTTTGTTTAGCCTGTTGAAAGAAACGACATAAGATAATGAGGAAATTATTGATAACAAGATAGACCGATACAGGCAGAAAGAGAACGTTGGAAAAAAGAGTAAGGCCAGAGGAAAATGGATTAAAAGAGAGTTAATAATTCGACTGATGTGACACCTGTTTTTTCTTCGATTTCTTATCCTTTTCTGAAGCTAATCGTCTCGCCTTTTGTTCACTTTCAGCCTGCCATGCTGCCTCTTCTTCACGAATGAGTTCCTCTTGCCTTTTCAATGCAACAGCCTCCTGATAGGCAACTTCAACTTTACTGCTGAGTAAGGagagaaaagtaaatataCCATTCAACTTCAAATTAGCAATTTGTTGAATCATATTTGATTTGAGAAACTGAGAGCCATGCAGCAAActtcttttttcaataaacTTAGGGAAGATATTTGTGCAACACTACAACCTAAATTTTTCCTGAGAGAACATGCCACAAAAGCCAACACTTTTTCGCAACACCTTTATGGCAATCATTGGCCTTCgctatataaattttttttaagacaaCGACAGCAAGCTAATGCAAAAATAGCATCCTAAATGACAAGTAAAGGAATCGAAAGAAGTTTCCGACATTTATGAAGTTATTACATGCTAGTACACTAGTTGAAACAAGGCTTCCAGAAAACTAGTTTTGGACATAAAACTGTACTATTTCAGATCACATTTGTAGAATAAGGCAAAAGACAAGAGTTGCTGGATTATGTGAAGAGATCATAAAAACACAATACCTAAATATATGCGCAAGAACAAATATTTCCACAGTCCTACGACCCAGTTCTGTAAGACGCCTTTCATCACGTTCAATGGAATCTTTGTTAAAGTCTTCTCCAGAGCTACCATCCTGCAGACGCCAACTCCAACATTACTAGGTATGTGAATTATGACTTAAGAATCCTTGTTCCtaactaataataaaatcaatgcAAAAAGAATTGTGTATTCGTCACTAAGAGGTGTCTGGCCACAATTTAACTCACAAGTTTGTTATCAGGACTAACGTAGCCATTATCGTCATAAAAAAAGGGtaacaaacaaatcaaataacataattattattttacttgtaCCCCAGACCAATCCATTTTTAAGCTTCCAATCAAGCTATCTTTTTTCCCACCTAAAGATTTTGACGAGCATTATCGATCAGGCATTCACCTTTGTACGATTTTGTGGGCCTTTCTCATCTTTTGGTGGTAATGGTTCCACAGCAGCCCTCTCGAGCAGAGATAGTACATCATCCACCAAAACAAATGTGTCTTTATCTATGTGAACTATTGGAGCTGGCATCTCTTCAGAATCTAATAGTTTTGCTTTCCCCTTCTTATTCTTGGTATGCCCTTCAAGAGCCTTCAATCCACTGTATAATGAGTCCATCACTAAAGTAGATGTCACCTCCTTCTCTATAAAGAAGTGTTTTACAACAACTTTTAGAATTGCATCGGTCCTTTCCCTAGACATACGTCGTCTAGCATTCTGGTCAATTCCCAACCAGAAAGCTCGAAAACtgtaagaaataaaaatgaaagtcaataaaaaaaaagtcactaataacaataatatgtGATAATGAAGTTTTCTCAGGGTGGAAGATCCAAAAAGGCAAATATTTTGTGGAATTATGCAACTAGAGCGTTGTTGTGGTACACTTGGTTAGAGAGATATCAGAAGACTTTCAAACAGTtctattgttaaaaaaaaaaaaaaaaaaaaaaaaaaaaaaaaaaaaaaaaaaaaaaaaaaaaaaaaaaaaaaaaaaaaaaaaNGACAGGGAAATGTCCAGCCTTCTGCTGGGATTTTTTTCCACCAATATATTCGTTTACACACTGATTAATTCATAGAATGATCATGCAAATCTTCCGGAGCACCATCAATTctgtttttctatttatttttaacataaagGATGCCTCAATTCTGATTCCCTTGTAGATGTCTACCTTATATACAGCTTCTGATCTAAGGAAAAAAGtagacaaatatttataatgttTTCCTTCACAAACTCAGAGGATACAATAACAATGAAAAGTCTCAAGAATAGATTCCAGACACCTTGTTTACTGATAGTACTCACGatcaatttttataatgtaATTGAGGGAGTgataaagaatgaaaaacaagaCTACCTTGACCATCGAGCTTTATCAGCTATCAGCTTCCCCAGCTTacttcttctctcttccaCAAAACGTCGGCATATCTGCTCAACATTTGTCAAATAAACCCTAACAAGTTCTCTCCTATACTGACAATCAAGGCAACGAAAAGGCCGGTCAGCTCTCTCCCTGCAAGACAAAATTCAGACAcatgaaatttcaaacataattGAGAACTCAAGACTCAAAGGTTTCATTTccaaagagaaaacccaatgAAAACTTAGACATCCCGGTCAAACTGTGGCCAATATAGGGTTTTAACGAAAGACCAACTTAGACTATGaactctttttttcctttattttcgTAGGGGCCTAGAAGACGAAACAGTTCAAGCTTTcagaactaaaaataataataagaatgaATTCATTTAACTAActgaacaaatcaaaatagcAGTTGTCTGGTAATGAGGAGGTAgcctaaaaaatattcaaagaaCTAAAACTTTTTTAGTTTGAGTGTGACGTGTAATGGACTTTGAGTCTGTCGACGTTCCGTTGATAAAACAGAAGGGTCATTGATTACCAGTGGAAACATACTTAACATGCTAGCAAGCAAGGAAAATAGAACATCACACAGAATTTGCAAGAATATATCAGCGATCTAGGATTAGTAATCATTATTAATCATGATCAGAAATTACCTAATCACTTGAACTTGTGCCTTTATTATGAGAGTGTCAGAGTCAATAAAACCATCTAATACTTTAGAAAGCTCCATGAACTTTTTCCATCCCCAGTCATGTTCTTTCTTCCAGAACCGATGTAACGTATCTGGacaacatatatatttctttttatttcacaaGTTATGGTAAGTGGTAAcaacaaaaacttgaaaagCAATGTAACAGAACTAACCAgaatattttgatttctttgggTCCTTATTCACCACTGCTATAGTAAACTGTGCAAAATGGCTCCAACCTGTTTagcaaagaaaaagatattgaAGGAGattaaacaaattgaaaataaggaTAGTGCTTAATAAATACAATTCAAACAGAACAGTACCTGGAAGGAGTTTATCATGATTTGCGAcacaaagaaacagagagagatgATTGCAGACATCACAGCCCTGAGGATATATTAAAATGTACCTGCAACAAGATTGTACAGCTTATCAAAACTAAAGGTAGGTGTGTGGGTGACCAATTTCCAAAGTGCATGTTCCTACAAGAAACATGCATAAATCCATAGGTATTTTGCCACTACTAATGGATCAATCCTCAACCATCAACATGTGGAGAAAAGAGCATCTAGAAACAAAGgcatcaaaattttctcattaataCCACACAAAAATAGTTCTCAGCTTTCTAGTAGGATATTGACTACCACTACCAAAGTAAGTCAGATTGAACACCACGACGAGAAACTAAGAACGAGCATCAATCAATAATTGAAGATATAACATCCCAgagtaaaatataatttcaaacatcaaaaggatgaaaaaaaaaaaagttatcacGTCAGTAGAAGGATGTGAAGATATTGGCCTGGAATTCCATGTAAAAAAATACATGCGacatacaaaaaagaaaaccacaaACTGTTGAATAATTCAGAAGGGATAGAAAATTcacataccatttgtagccCCCAACCTCAAATGCATTACTTCTGAGTTCTCGTTTGTTAAGTTGAGAAAATTTTTCTATCTTCCATGTATGTTTTCCATACAATTCAGAAGGTTTTGGTCCTACAAAAAAGATAGGATAGAAATATGAGTAAATGTTTACAGAGTATGAAGATATCTGATATATTAAATCATCCAAGCGGCAACTTTTTTAGCACAATACAAACCAGAACAGCTATCGTGAGAAGGG
This portion of the Cucurbita pepo subsp. pepo cultivar mu-cu-16 chromosome LG08, ASM280686v2, whole genome shotgun sequence genome encodes:
- the LOC111799996 gene encoding TNF receptor-associated factor homolog 1b-like isoform X2, with the translated sequence MAGAVSEEAIGMRSVESFGNGHHSQSGEALAEWRSSEQVENGTPSTSPPYWDTDDDEEEEAGPKPSELYGKHTWKIEKFSQLNKRELRSNAFEVGGYKWYILIYPQGCDVCNHLSLFLCVANHDKLLPGWSHFAQFTIAVVNKDPKKSKYSDTLHRFWKKEHDWGWKKFMELSKVLDGFIDSDTLIIKAQVQVIRERADRPFRCLDCQYRRELVRVYLTNVEQICRRFVEERRSKLGKLIADKARWSSFRAFWLGIDQNARRRMSRERTDAILKVVVKHFFIEKEVTSTLVMDSLYSGLKALEGHTKNKKGKAKLLDSEEMPAPIVHIDKDTFVLVDDVLSLLERAAVEPLPPKDEKGPQNRTKDGSSGEDFNKDSIERDERRLTELGRRTVEIFVLAHIFSKVEVAYQEAVALKRQEELIREEEAAWQAESEQKARRLASEKDKKSKKKQAKQKRNNRKSKDKGREERTNVAALIREQVNPCNGKEEDAIVDEVQPVLEKSDLPEVVSDVSDSVEGVGEVLQPDSEDRDGNAVNSDTDTSEVHPSTEASSSCIGSLSSAQTPLSDKKLSIMDDSSSTCSTDSIPSVVMNASYKENSFHNYKKQKSPSIGKNRQKDVVYDRSFCANDVDSQSSVITAGIEDRSDSCGSNKSKKSDPMAVNHSPRGKMKRVEQQAAKKEEKAISLPKEQSSKNQVDVERILRDASAAVPSSPQNHQDHMPSIVEQRLSNQSIGTVDPIQNNSSSSISVHQMEKAVPVVTSSYVVSAIKSEAQKSTIPKPTEKATSQQSPMMSRPSSAPLILGPRAAAPVVNVVHTSPLLARSVSAAGRLGPDLAPATHSYAPQSYRNAIIGNHAAPSSAGYVHLSTSSSSVSPSSAFSLTSAMVSSPMFVPHNSDRSDLSAVRSNFPFGMVTRDVLPNSPQWVEGSQREAVRSMHYNSSLLDDVQDLYKKQIRGSTHELLSAELSACTSGRQLQGFAEEFPHLDIINDLLDDENIVGISSRDSSMFNSLGNGPSLLNRQFSLPGDMVGKAGDVGSSTSSCRFERTQSYQNGRFQWGYGSSISRYEPGMDFIPPTSQQQQHLNGQIDGLIPNWRAASDLSVLGTRSLDFDGYQYLNPEYSNMAHGINGYSAFRPSDGH
- the LOC111799996 gene encoding TNF receptor-associated factor homolog 1b-like isoform X1; protein product: MAGAVSEEAIGMRSVESFGNGHHSQSGEALAEWRSSEQVENGTPSTSPPYWDTDDDEEEEAGPKPSELYGKHTWKIEKFSQLNKRELRSNAFEVGGYKWYILIYPQGCDVCNHLSLFLCVANHDKLLPGWSHFAQFTIAVVNKDPKKSKYSDTLHRFWKKEHDWGWKKFMELSKVLDGFIDSDTLIIKAQVQVIRERADRPFRCLDCQYRRELVRVYLTNVEQICRRFVEERRSKLGKLIADKARWSSFRAFWLGIDQNARRRMSRERTDAILKVVVKHFFIEKEVTSTLVMDSLYSGLKALEGHTKNKKGKAKLLDSEEMPAPIVHIDKDTFVLVDDVLSLLERAAVEPLPPKDEKGPQNRTKDGSSGEDFNKDSIERDERRLTELGRRTVEIFVLAHIFSSKVEVAYQEAVALKRQEELIREEEAAWQAESEQKARRLASEKDKKSKKKQAKQKRNNRKSKDKGREERTNVAALIREQVNPCNGKEEDAIVDEVQPVLEKSDLPEVVSDVSDSVEGVGEVLQPDSEDRDGNAVNSDTDTSEVHPSTEASSSCIGSLSSAQTPLSDKKLSIMDDSSSTCSTDSIPSVVMNASYKENSFHNYKKQKSPSIGKNRQKDVVYDRSFCANDVDSQSSVITAGIEDRSDSCGSNKSKKSDPMAVNHSPRGKMKRVEQQAAKKEEKAISLPKEQSSKNQVDVERILRDASAAVPSSPQNHQDHMPSIVEQRLSNQSIGTVDPIQNNSSSSISVHQMEKAVPVVTSSYVVSAIKSEAQKSTIPKPTEKATSQQSPMMSRPSSAPLILGPRAAAPVVNVVHTSPLLARSVSAAGRLGPDLAPATHSYAPQSYRNAIIGNHAAPSSAGYVHLSTSSSSVSPSSAFSLTSAMVSSPMFVPHNSDRSDLSAVRSNFPFGMVTRDVLPNSPQWVEGSQREAVRSMHYNSSLLDDVQDLYKKQIRGSTHELLSAELSACTSGRQLQGFAEEFPHLDIINDLLDDENIVGISSRDSSMFNSLGNGPSLLNRQFSLPGDMVGKAGDVGSSTSSCRFERTQSYQNGRFQWGYGSSISRYEPGMDFIPPTSQQQQHLNGQIDGLIPNWRAASDLSVLGTRSLDFDGYQYLNPEYSNMAHGINGYSAFRPSDGH